A stretch of Sulfurimonas xiamenensis DNA encodes these proteins:
- a CDS encoding DUF2461 domain-containing protein — MDFKGFPKEALLFLDSIRKNNNKEWFEVHRSEYEEYILNPSRAFVQEMGDHLMALEPTIDFEPKINKSLFRIYRDTRRMGANKAPLKSRIGIIFTQGSSGSRLQKSSFYLHFSPDELFVSAGVRWFEKPLLDAYREYIGDEERRVALDKLLKNIETKGYKTIEKGYKRYPRGFSPEMPSVDLSLYKGMAVYKILEPNLIENGDLLIETLYKIYEDMLPLQRVMYEISLRVKEE; from the coding sequence ATGGATTTTAAAGGTTTTCCTAAAGAGGCTCTTCTTTTTTTAGACTCTATCCGTAAAAATAATAACAAAGAGTGGTTTGAGGTGCATAGAAGCGAATATGAGGAGTATATCTTAAACCCTTCTCGCGCTTTTGTTCAAGAGATGGGCGATCATCTTATGGCACTAGAGCCGACAATAGACTTTGAACCAAAAATAAACAAATCACTCTTTAGAATCTATAGAGATACTCGCAGGATGGGAGCAAATAAAGCGCCTCTAAAATCAAGAATCGGCATCATTTTTACTCAAGGCAGTAGTGGAAGCAGGCTTCAAAAATCATCATTTTACCTTCACTTCTCCCCTGATGAACTTTTTGTATCAGCAGGTGTAAGATGGTTTGAAAAACCCCTTCTTGATGCTTATAGAGAGTACATAGGAGATGAAGAACGAAGAGTTGCTCTTGATAAACTTTTAAAAAACATTGAGACAAAAGGTTATAAGACTATAGAGAAGGGTTACAAGAGATATCCGCGAGGTTTTAGCCCTGAGATGCCAAGTGTGGATTTGAGTCTTTATAAAGGGATGGCAGTTTATAAAATTTTAGAGCCAAATCTGATTGAAAATGGTGATTTGCTTATTGAAACGCTCTATAAAATCTATGAAGACATGTTGCCATTGCAGCGTGTTATGTATGAAATAAGTTTACGAGTAAAAGAGGAATAA
- the hemH gene encoding ferrochelatase — protein sequence MKKEAIVLLNMGGPNNLKEVEVFLTNMFNDKNIITVKSSLLRSFIAKMITFTRTEKSQEIYKQIGGKSPIVGHTKKLVQKLQAKVGEDVVVDFAMRYTPPFASEVIERLNKEDIEKIYLIPLYPQYSTTTTKSSLEDFEEQYHLRGGDAILVEIKHFFQNFNYNRAIIQRIKERISEYESTNFEIIFSAHGLPVKVIERGDVYERHVQKHVALLKEMLQNEGMHFKDVHLAYQSKVGPMEWLKPSLEEKLKEIKSKKVVIFPIAFTIDNSETDFELDIEYREVAEELGFKDYRVCECPNDSDFFVETLFELYEKMK from the coding sequence ATGAAAAAAGAGGCGATAGTTTTACTCAATATGGGTGGTCCAAACAACCTAAAAGAGGTTGAAGTTTTTTTAACAAATATGTTTAATGATAAAAATATCATTACCGTTAAGAGTTCGCTTTTAAGAAGTTTTATAGCAAAAATGATTACTTTTACGCGAACAGAGAAATCGCAAGAAATATATAAGCAGATAGGCGGAAAATCTCCTATAGTCGGGCATACAAAAAAACTTGTACAAAAGCTTCAAGCTAAAGTGGGAGAAGATGTTGTAGTTGATTTTGCTATGCGCTATACACCTCCGTTTGCGTCAGAGGTGATAGAGAGACTCAACAAAGAAGATATAGAAAAAATCTATCTTATCCCGCTTTATCCACAATATTCAACGACAACTACAAAATCATCATTGGAAGATTTCGAAGAGCAGTACCATTTAAGAGGCGGTGATGCTATTTTGGTTGAAATCAAACATTTTTTTCAGAACTTTAACTACAACAGAGCAATAATCCAAAGAATAAAAGAGCGTATAAGCGAGTATGAAAGCACAAATTTTGAGATAATTTTTTCAGCTCACGGGCTTCCTGTCAAAGTGATTGAGAGAGGTGATGTTTATGAGAGACATGTGCAAAAACATGTCGCGCTTTTAAAAGAGATGCTTCAAAATGAGGGAATGCATTTTAAAGATGTACATTTAGCGTATCAATCAAAAGTGGGACCTATGGAGTGGCTTAAACCTTCTCTTGAAGAGAAGTTAAAAGAGATAAAAAGCAAAAAAGTTGTTATATTTCCAATAGCTTTTACTATCGATAATTCTGAAACTGATTTTGAGCTTGATATCGAGTATCGTGAGGTTGCAGAAGAACTTGGATTTAAAGACTACAGAGTCTGCGAATGTCCTAATGATAGTGATTTTTTTGTTGAAACACTTTTTGAATTGTATGAGAAAATGAAATAA
- a CDS encoding HAD family hydrolase has translation MKIVIFDMDGTLIDSKKDITASVNYVRKSHHNLAPLSEEYIVEAINMQERNLAKLFYETEIYLPKDRDLFELHYESECVKNVYLYEGVEDMLKSLVDSNVKISVATNAPTQFALRMLEHLRVKPLFDVIIGADKVIEAKPSPEMLHFILEHYKFDSKNHKAWMVGDNIKDTLSAQSAGIDSIFATWGFTPVSDAKIVVKKPMEILDIVL, from the coding sequence ATGAAAATAGTTATCTTTGATATGGATGGTACGCTGATTGATTCTAAAAAAGACATCACGGCATCTGTTAATTATGTAAGAAAATCACATCATAATCTTGCTCCGTTGAGTGAAGAGTATATCGTTGAAGCAATCAATATGCAAGAGAGAAATCTTGCAAAGCTTTTTTACGAGACTGAAATCTATCTTCCAAAAGACAGAGATCTTTTTGAACTACACTATGAGAGTGAATGTGTGAAAAATGTTTATCTTTATGAAGGTGTCGAAGATATGCTAAAGAGTTTGGTGGACTCAAATGTAAAGATATCAGTAGCAACAAATGCTCCTACTCAGTTTGCTCTGAGGATGCTTGAACATTTAAGAGTAAAACCGCTTTTTGATGTAATCATAGGAGCGGATAAGGTAATTGAAGCTAAGCCTAGTCCTGAGATGTTACATTTTATACTTGAGCATTATAAATTTGATAGTAAAAATCATAAAGCTTGGATGGTTGGGGATAATATAAAAGACACATTAAGTGCGCAGAGCGCAGGAATAGATTCTATCTTTGCAACATGGGGATTTACTCCAGTAAGTGATGCCAAAATTGTTGTAAAAAAGCCCATGGAGATACTGGATATTGTTTTATAA